Below is a genomic region from Pseudomonas frederiksbergensis.
GCTGGCTGGCGAGGCCGCGAACCAGGCTGGCGCGCTCCGGGTCCAGTGCCAGGTAGTGATCCCAAAGCGCCTGGTGACGAGGTTCGGCAATCCGGTACAGGCCATGCCCGCGGCGGTCATGCAGGGCGGAACCGAGAGCGGACTGACTGGCGGCAACACCCAGTAGCAGGGATTCGGCTGTAGTACTGTGGCGCCCGAGGTAAATCAATGTCGGACGGATCACATAACGGCACAGTTCGCTGGCGGCGATACCCATAAAGCCCTCGAAACGTGAAGTGGGCGGCGATTCCTGAAAGGGGGGCTTGGCAGCGGTGGATCGACTCAGGATCGCCGGAAGCGGATCAAGCCGCTTGAGTTGAAGTGTAGTGTCATATTCGTGCCGTAAAGGCCTGTTTTTAAAATATTACCGGCACCGAGTTATAACCGTTATATCGCTTGGTGCTTAAGCCGGTACAGCAAATGGAGAAATATCAGGCAATAAAAAGCCCTGCTTTTTAGGCAGGGCTTTTGAAGTTTTCAGCCTTTCTGGTGCTTCAGGCAACCAGTGCCTGACGGGTACGCTCGATCACGGCCTGCAGCGGCTCGGCGCTGGAGTATTGATCGGGGTACAGGCGTTCGCTGTGACGAGCGATGCCGTGTTCATTGACCAGGGTGAAGCTGAAGCAGCCTTTGCGAGCAGCCATGATCAGGCAGTTCATTGGTGCAAAAGCGTTGGTTAGGGTGCGAATGGCATCCTGAGTGTGGATTTGAGTAGACATGGTTATTGGGTGTTCCTACAAATGACACGGATAAGAACCGTGCAACGTTAAAACGTTCCAGTAACGTCGATCACCATTGATCGAACGAAGAACCCGACTGGAACAAAGCAGCCAGTTGAAGCGCTATGATTTTTGCGCGCTTGGGCCGGCAGGTAGGTACTTAGGAGGGCAGGCAACACATCAAGGGCAAAGGTTCTGGGCCCAGGGTGAAGATCCTGATCAATTTGCAGGTTGGTTCGGTCAGAGTAAGTGAGCTTCGCAACACCCTTTGCTTTCGATTCAAAGGCGGTGTTGTCGCAAGCGTTACCTGGAAACCATCGAGGTGGTCGATCCCGTGATGTCGGTAGAGGCTTCTCTTTAGGGAAGGTATACCGCAGGAGTTGTTCGACCAGAATTGACTTTCAGCTTGGTACTAACGCCGCGGATACTAACGGATTGAATTCAAGAAAGGAAGTGTGTTAGGCAAAAAAACCTTTATTTGTGCTTGAATCGCTCTGCTCGCTGATGGGAATTTGCCGTATCTGGAGCATCTGCAGTCGCGGGTAAAACGTCGCGGCAACAGTAAAGCACACAATTGGGTCGCCAAGTGTCCGGTGGCGTCAGTCATCGCCTCGCTTGAAACTCAGGTACGGTGGGGCTCGATGTGACCGATTGCCTGTAAAACGCACGAAAAAAGAGCGGTGATATAACCACCTCAAAGGTACTTGTGCACATTAGTTGCGCGGGCTGTCATCCGCCTGTCATTTCACCTTCAAGCGCGGTGGGTGCCTGTAGTGGAAATTTAAGTCAATGAAAAACATCGCTTTTTTTTACTGGTGAAAAAATCGTCAGTTTGACTGCGGGCCCCATTCCACAGGGCTTCTGGCGAGTTCAGGACGGGTTGTCCACTGAGTTATCCACAGCTTCTGTGGATTGTCCCAAGCGCTTGCTCTAGGACGGGCGTGCAGGCTTTTTTCGACTTTACCCGCACGAAAAAAGGAGTAGAGTGGCGCGCCTTCCGATCCGTCCCACAGTGTTTTATGAAGTTTCGCTCAGTACCAACCTCTGTTACCTCCATAACCTCGGGTGTTACTCCACCCAAGCGCTTTTCGATGCGAGTCGCCGAATGGCTGCTCGACAGCCCTCGCCTGGGCGATAACCCCAACATCAAACATTTCGCCGGGCGTTTGCTCAAGGCTCCAGCTCGTGAAGGGGTGGTGGCTGCGCAAAGTCGTCTGGGGCAATTGATGTGCCGCGAATGCGGCAATGCCCGGGATCGGCGCATTGGCCAGGACCTGCTGCGCCAAGCCGCGCGTGCCGGCGACCGGCGTGCCCGGCAGGAACTCGGTCAGATCGAAGACTGAGCTGTCCAAGCCCCGACGGCTTGGTTAACCTTCGCGCTTTAATTCATCGGCAGGAGTCGTCATGGCTATGGACGTGACCAGTGTATTGCTCGGTCTGGCGGGTGCTGCGCTGCCGTTGTTGGTGCTGGCGTGGCAACTGCAGCGACGCTTGAGCACCGGGCAGTCTGAGCTGTCGCTGCTTGAAGAGCGCTTGGGGACTGCGCAATTGGCGCAGGACGGTCTTAATGCGCAACTCGATGCCTGCCGTGATGAAATCAGCGACCTGAGTCAGGCCAACGCCGCCAAACAAGCCGATCTGGCTGCCGTGCGCCGTGAAGTCGAACTGTTGCAAATTGAGCGCGACAACGCCCGTGATGCGGCCCATGCCTGGAACCTGGAACGCAGCAGTAAAGAAGCCGAGTTACGACGGCTGGACGCTCAGGCCGCGTCACTGAATGCCGAGTTGCGTGAGCAGCAGGAAAGCCATCAGCAACGCCTGAGCGACCTGCAAGGCTCGCGGGATGAGCTGCGGGCGCAGTTTGCCGAGTTGGCCGGGAAGATTTTCGATGAGCGCGAGCAGCGCTTTGCCGAAACCAGCCAGCAGCGCTTGGGTCAGTTGCTTGACCCGTTGAAAGAACGCATTCAATCCTTCGAGAAACGCGTCGAGGAAAGCTATCAGGCTGAAGCCCGCGAGCGCTTCTCGCTGGCCAAGGAGCTGGAGCGTCTGCAGCAACTGAACCTGCGCTTGAGCGACGAGGCAACCAACCTCACGCGAGCGCTCAAGGGACAGAAAACCCAGGGCAACTGGGGCGAGTTGATTCTCGAGCGGGTGCTGGAACACGCAGGCCTGGAGAAGGGCCGCGAGTACCAGACTCAAGTCAGCCTCAAGGGGCCGGATGGCGAGCGCTTCCAGCCCGATGTGCTGATTTATCTGCCGGGCGACAAGCAGGTGGTGGTCGATTCCAAGGTCAGTCTGACGGCTTATCAGCAATACGTGGCAGCTGACGATGACGCGCTGGGTCAGGCGGCGCTGAAACAGCATGTGCTGTCGTTGCGTAATCATGTCAAAGGCCTGTCCGATAAGGACTATAAGCGTCTGGACGGATTGCACAGCCTGGATTTCGTTTTGCTCTTCGTGCCCATCGAAGCGGCCTTTTCCGCGGCATTGCAGGCTGAGCCTAACCTGTTTCAGGAAGCCTTCGATCGCCATATCGTCATCGTCAGCCCGACGACCTTGCTGGCGACGTTGCGCGTCATCGACAGCCTGTGGAAGCAGGAGCGCCAGAGCCAGAATGCCCGGGAAATCGCCGAGCGTGCAGGCTGGCTGTATGACAAGTTTGTGCTGTTTATCCAGGATCTGGACGAGGTCGGTAATCGCTTGCAGCAGTTGGACAAAGCCTACAGCGCCGCACGCAACAAACTGACGGAAGGCCGCGGTAATCTGGTCAGCCGCAGCGAGCAGCTCAAATTGCTCGGCGCACGGGCCAGCAAAAGCTTGCCGGCAGATCTGTTGGAACGGGCGATGACCGATGTCGATGGATTGGCGCAATTGCCGGAATAAATCAAAAGATCGCAGTCAGATTTGTAGGAGCTGCCGAAGGCTGCGATCTTTACAACGGCAAATGTCGACTCAGCAATGCCCGCAACGCCGCCGGTTTCACTGGTTTCGGCAGGTACTCCAGGCCGGCCGCATGCACCTGGGCAACCATCTCCGGTCGCTCGTCAGCGCTGATCACCACACCTGGCACCGGCTCACCCAGTTGGGTGCGTAGCCAGGCCATCAACTCGGTGCCGGTTTCGCCATTGTCGAGGTGGTAATCGACCAGCGCCAGCTGTGGGCGCATGCCGTCGCTGAGCAGTGCGGCACAGTCATCGCGATTGCGTGCGGTATACACCTGACACCCCCAGCGCGAGAGCAGGCTGTTCATGCCAATCAGAATGCTGTCTTCGTTATCGATACACAGCACCTGCGCCCCCGTCGGCAGTCGGCCATTGAGCTCGGCAACTTTATTCGGCGCACTGGTTTGCGCGTGGGCCAGTGGCACGCTGACGCTGAACACACTGCCTTTGCCTGGCCAGGAACGGACTTGCAGTTGATGGCCGAGCACTCGGCACAAGCCGTCGGCAATCGCCAGGCCCAGGCCCAGACCTTTTTCGGCGCGGGTCTGGTGGCTGTCGAGGCGCTTGAACTCTTCGAAGATCACTTGGCGTTTGTCTTCGGGAATCCCCGGGCCACGGTCCCAGACCTCCAGGCACAGCTGATTGCCCTTGCGTCGTACGCCCAGCAGTACGGGGCCTTTGGCGTAGCGAAAGGCGTTGGTCAGGAAGTTTTGCAGTATCCGCCGCAGCAGTTTGATATCGCTGTCGACCCGTAAGCGACTGCCGCACAGACGGAATTTCAGCCCTTGCTCCTGCGCCAGCGCCTTGAATTCGGCGCCGAGGGTGTCGAACAAATCATTAAGCACAAATGGCTTGCGATCCGGGTTGATCTTGCCGTTTTCCAGGCGCGAGATGTCGAGCAGGTCGCTGATCAAGTCCTCGGCCGAGCGTAGCGAACTGTCCAGATGCTGCACCAGTTGCCGAGTCTCGCGGGAGAGATCGTCGTTCTGGTGGGAAAGGGCGGCCGAGAACAGCCGCGCGGCGTTCAATGGCTGCATCAGGTCGTGGCTGACGGCTGCAAGGAAGCGGGTTTTCGACTGGTTAGCCGACTCGGCGGTGCCTTTGGCTTCGGTCAGCGCGATGTTCAGTTGCGACAGTTCATGGGTGCGCTCGGTGACGCGTCGCTCCAGGCCCTCGTTGGCTTCGGTCAGCGCCTGCTCGGCTTCGCGAAACGCGGTGATGTCGGTGAAACTCATGACAAACCCGCCGCCAGGCATTGGATTGCCAATCAGCTCGATTACTCGACCGTTGGGAAACAAGCGCTCCGAGGTGTGGGCGCGCCCTTGACGCATCCAGTGCAGACGTCGGGCAACGTGGACTTCCGCTTCGCCGGGGCCGCACAGGCCCCGTTCGGCGTTGTAGCGAATGATGTCGGCAATCGGCTGGCCGACGCTGATCAGGCCGTCCGGGTAGTTGAACAGTTCAAGGTAGCGCCGGTTCCAGGCCACCAGCTTCAGTGACTGGTCGACCACGCTAATGCCTTGGGTGATGTTCTCGATCGCACCTTGCAGCAAGGCGCGGTTGAATTGCAGCACTTCCGAGGCTTCGTCGGCGATTCGCACCACGTCCTCAAGCTGCATTTCCCGACCTTCAATGGCCGCTTTTACTACGGCGCGGGTCGATGAAGCCCCCAGTACACCGGCGAGCAAGCGTTCGGTGTGAGCGATCCATTCACCATCGGCATTCTGATTCGGGTTGAAGCCTTTGCCTTGACGGTAGGCGAAGCGGATGAAGCTCTGGCGTGCCCGTTCTTCGCCGACAAAACGCGCCGCGAGTTGCAGCAGATCGTCGATTTGCACCGCCAGCATCGAACGCGCGCTCGGCCGTGCGCTGATCTCCTGACCAATGAAACGCCCGGCCTGCCAGTGTTCCGAGACCCGTGTGCGGGACAGCACCGACACCCAGGCGAACAAGGTGAAGTTACCGGCCAGCGACAACACCACGCCTTGGGTCAGCGGGGAAATCGGCAGGTTCAGCGGATTGCCGTGCAACCAGCCCAGCCCCGGAAAACTGTGTAGCGACCAACCCAGGCTACGGGCGGCGATCGGCAGGATCAAGGTGTAGAACCAGAGGAAGGTCCCGGCGGCGAGACCGGCGAATACCCCGCGGCGG
It encodes:
- a CDS encoding hybrid sensor histidine kinase/response regulator, translated to MSLSSGLIAAVALAYMAIMFAIAFYGDRRGTPLPPRMRAWVYSLSLAVYCTSWTFFGAVGQAAEQLWSFLPIYLGPILLLVFAPWVLQKMVMISKQENITSIADFIAARYGKSQSLAVVVALICLVGVLPYIALQLKGIVLGVNLLIGAGPDAMGTRAQDTALIVSLILALFTIVFGTRNLDATEHHRGMVLAIAFEALVKLFAFLAVGAFVTYGLYDGFDDLFDQAMLAPRLEEYWKETINWPSMVVQTGVAMMAIICLPRQFHVTVVENIEPQDLRLAKWVFPVYLALAALFVVPIALAGQMLLPSSVLPDSFVISLPLAQAHPALALLAFIGGASAATGMVIVASVALSTMVSNDMLLPWLLRRKNAERPFEVFRHWMLSVRRVSIVVILLLAYVAYRLLGSTASLATIGQIAFAAVTQLAPAMLGALYWKQANRRGVFAGLAAGTFLWFYTLILPIAARSLGWSLHSFPGLGWLHGNPLNLPISPLTQGVVLSLAGNFTLFAWVSVLSRTRVSEHWQAGRFIGQEISARPSARSMLAVQIDDLLQLAARFVGEERARQSFIRFAYRQGKGFNPNQNADGEWIAHTERLLAGVLGASSTRAVVKAAIEGREMQLEDVVRIADEASEVLQFNRALLQGAIENITQGISVVDQSLKLVAWNRRYLELFNYPDGLISVGQPIADIIRYNAERGLCGPGEAEVHVARRLHWMRQGRAHTSERLFPNGRVIELIGNPMPGGGFVMSFTDITAFREAEQALTEANEGLERRVTERTHELSQLNIALTEAKGTAESANQSKTRFLAAVSHDLMQPLNAARLFSAALSHQNDDLSRETRQLVQHLDSSLRSAEDLISDLLDISRLENGKINPDRKPFVLNDLFDTLGAEFKALAQEQGLKFRLCGSRLRVDSDIKLLRRILQNFLTNAFRYAKGPVLLGVRRKGNQLCLEVWDRGPGIPEDKRQVIFEEFKRLDSHQTRAEKGLGLGLAIADGLCRVLGHQLQVRSWPGKGSVFSVSVPLAHAQTSAPNKVAELNGRLPTGAQVLCIDNEDSILIGMNSLLSRWGCQVYTARNRDDCAALLSDGMRPQLALVDYHLDNGETGTELMAWLRTQLGEPVPGVVISADERPEMVAQVHAAGLEYLPKPVKPAALRALLSRHLPL
- the rmuC gene encoding DNA recombination protein RmuC; this encodes MLEERLGTAQLAQDGLNAQLDACRDEISDLSQANAAKQADLAAVRREVELLQIERDNARDAAHAWNLERSSKEAELRRLDAQAASLNAELREQQESHQQRLSDLQGSRDELRAQFAELAGKIFDEREQRFAETSQQRLGQLLDPLKERIQSFEKRVEESYQAEARERFSLAKELERLQQLNLRLSDEATNLTRALKGQKTQGNWGELILERVLEHAGLEKGREYQTQVSLKGPDGERFQPDVLIYLPGDKQVVVDSKVSLTAYQQYVAADDDALGQAALKQHVLSLRNHVKGLSDKDYKRLDGLHSLDFVLLFVPIEAAFSAALQAEPNLFQEAFDRHIVIVSPTTLLATLRVIDSLWKQERQSQNAREIAERAGWLYDKFVLFIQDLDEVGNRLQQLDKAYSAARNKLTEGRGNLVSRSEQLKLLGARASKSLPADLLERAMTDVDGLAQLPE